Below is a genomic region from Helianthus annuus cultivar XRQ/B chromosome 2, HanXRQr2.0-SUNRISE, whole genome shotgun sequence.
ttgactttaacttggacttctgctttggttgaccagaactgataagcgacagttacccggcaggaactgcacttacagacCAATCAAAAAAAGGGTattgtttttataattaattactaatattgaaaattattaaataggtaatgatgggtaggggctttatgactacgggctctagtgatataacgttccataaagcccccgtgtgacgtggcacgacaaggggctttatgactagaCATGGCCTTATAAATGCTAACCGCATCCCTGCACAAGCTTCCTAGCTAACACAAACCGTGGAAATTGCTTCATCTCCTCAGGTATATGTTCTACTTGTATTATCCAAATTGCAATGCAATTTTCTTGTTACCCATGACTATGTTAACATCGTTACTTTTACTTAATCCAACTTACGTGTTTCTCCTAGTTGATAATCACTATCTGCATTATGGGAGGTTGTTCAGTTGCGGATGATCGGAAGCTTGCTTCTGCTTTAACTCTCGTTTTGGTTGGAAAAACTCGGAATGGTAAAAGTGCAACTGGAAATAGCATTTTGGGGACCAAGATTTTTTAATCAAAGCGAAGTTCATCAGGAGTAACGGCTATATCGGAGTTGAAGACCACTCGATTGGAAAATGGTGGTATGCTTAACGTCATCGATACACCAGGTTGTTGTAATAACCAATTGCATCAAACCGAAAATATATGAAAACACGCATATTTGAAGTAACATACTTTGACTCTTTTTTTATTAATGAAGTTGATGCATAACTGTATACCTACATAaccctctatttatactaaacttaTATTAGTCCAAACCCAAGTTAAACTCAGTTTAAATAACCAAATAAACGTAACCCCCATACACCAAAACATTTAAGCAACATAATCTCTTTTAATCTtctactttatttaaaattttattctgacaaaatTTATGTTTTTGTTGGAACGCTTACACTTGGCAGGGATGTTTGATTTATCTGCAAATCCTGAAGTTATTCGGAAGGAAATTGTCAGTTGCCTTCATATGGTCAAGGATGGTATTCATGCTGTTCTAGTTATTTTCTCTATTTGCAGTCGGTTTTCAGAGGACGACCAAGATGTAATTTGTAGTTTGGTTACTTTGTTTGGGAGAAAAATTTACAATTATATTGTAATTGTTTTTACGGGTGGAgatgaacttgaagaagaagaaaagagttTGGATGATTTTTTATGTAATTGTCCAGAATCATTGAAGGTACAGTTggttaacttgtatgttttagATTTACTGTTGCATGATTTATTTAAAGAATTTACATAAGTACACGTGTTTTAGAGATCTATATAAGGGAATTATCTTTGCATAAAGCTACATGCTTTTGAAATTTAGAATCTTCTTTAATAAGTTTTGTGGTCAAGTGTTTTCATTTTGGTTCCACATTTTTGCCTTTATATGTTTCTTAAAATCATCTTTTTAGTTTGTATTTGTAATTCATCTACATTATATTTCAAGGTTCTGCAATCAATATTGTATTGTCATATGGAGATTGCACTTTTACATACATTAACAAAATGTTTTGTTCCTAATTTTTTATATTAGCTGATGTACAGTATCCACTTTATACAACTCTTGGTCTTTTCTTGTGTATGGGTGCAGGCATTTTCAATTAGATTCATTTGATAAGTTTCATGTTTGAACTTTGTTTCAGAAAATTCTCGACCTCTGTGGAAATCGTTGTGTTCTTTTTGATAACAGGACGAAAAACAAAGTGAAAATAACCAGCCAGTTTCAAAAGCTTCTTTCTTCTTATGTGAACATGTTGTTGGAAGCAAATGACAGGAAGCCTTATACAAGTGAAATATTTGTCGAGCGGAAGGTGAAACTTATTACTGTTTGTTACCATATCATGTTAACATTTTTGTACTTCAATAATGATGAAAAGATGTTTTAATTGTAACACCGAAAATATGTTTATCACGCGAGTTCACTGAAAAGGAGAATTTGCCGCTGACTGAAACACAATTTAAACGCATAATTGAAGTGGTTGTTCATATCAGGAAAAAAAACAGGTAAAAGTGATGCATTATTGTATAATTCCTTTTTTGAATATAATAAaatgagaaaaatgcccggatagtccctgtggtttcgccttttttcacctatagtccccaactttctaaaattacctgaatagtccccaagttttcaatttttgttcccggatagtccctggctcTAACTTCAGTTTATTTTCTCTGTTAAAAGGGTGTGAAAtgtcaaaaataccctttccttaaaaaggccaaaccacagggactatccgggcatcttcttcatttttatttataaaaccccaccaccacccttcatcttcaacctccacccaccaacaccctcctccaccctccaatTCACTGATTCTTTCTTCAATAGCTTTCAATGAATGTGGGAATTCACTGAAACCCGGAATATCCAAAACATTTGACAAGTAACACAAAAATTAAATTTCTAGGGTTCCAAATCGCTCCACCTTCCTTCAACACCCAATTCCCCCCAATTTTCTCacaattcatcaaaaattatcagaAAAAATCTCATTTttcttgtggaaatttcgtctcTGTTCATCGGCATGGACTGATTCCCTTAGCCGGCCTCTGATTTCCGCTACAAATCGATCAAGGTAACGTGATTTCCATCAATTAGATCAGGAATATATCGGAATATATGTAATTACAATGAGGAAGTTGTTTATCTCATTTTTCTTGTGTGTAGTTATTACGGTGTTTCGGTTTCATGAGGAAGTTGTGACAGTTCCAACCTAAGTTTGTATTTAGAAAAGTCTGTGTTAAGTTGTTTATCTCGATCGGTGATATCGTTTACTTTTAGACGCTTGATTGGTAGGGGGTAGGGATTCGGTCGGTGAAGAGAAAGCTTGACGAAAGAGATGATGAGGATGTATTGGTCATACCTGGGCTTTCGAATTCTGATGTGGCTCGTGTCGACATTGAATATGAATGTATGGCTTTACAGGAAATGGTCAAAAGTCAACAGGAAACAATTCAGGATTTGTCGGTTGAGTTAGATGAAGAGAGAAATGCGGCCTCATCGGCTGCAATGAAGCCATGTCTATGATCTTAAGGTTACAGGGTGAGAAGGCCGAAGTCCAGATGGAGGCCCGACAGTTTAAACGGTTTTTAGAGGAAAAGATGGCCCATGATCAGGAAGAAGTTATGGCATTGGAGGATTTGTTATACCAAAGAGAACAGACCATAGAAGCTTTGACTTGTGAAGTACATGCGTATAAACACCGAATGTTGAGTTATGGGCTCACGGAAGACGAAGCAGGTGGAGATATTTATAGCTAGACACATTTTGAGCTCCCTACATATAAACACCACTTGACGGTGAAATGATCGACATCGAGAAGCACACATTTGGTGAATCCCCACATTCATTGAAAGCTATTAAAGAAAGAATCAGTGAATTGGAGGGTGGAGGaaggtgatggtgggtggaggttgaagatgaagtgtggtggtagggttttataaataaaaatgaagaagatgcctggatagtccctgtggtttggcctttttaaggaaagggtatttttgacatttcacaccctcttaacagagaaaacaaactgaagttagacccagggactatccgggaacaaaaattgaaaacttggggactattcaggtaattttagaaagttggggactataggtgaaaaaaggcgaaaccacagggactatccgggcatttttctctaataAAATAATGTATTTTAATTGTTAAAGTCTCAAAAAGGATTTTTAAAAGACTAATAATGGtgataaaatttgataaaatgCCACTGGTGATTGTGTGCTTGTGGTTACTCTTTGTTAACGAGCTaagtttatttgtttttagttatTCTTGAATTAGATTTGCTTGCTATACATAGTTTCTTCTTATATGCTGTTAATTAATATCAATATTGTGATATTTGAAGTAGTTGATTCTCCCTTATGAAATCAATTTTTTTGACACAATTAGTTGTTTACAGTTTGAAGCAAAGTTAATCGAGATTCAAAAACAACTGGAAGAAGAGCGGGTGGCTCGTCAGAAGGCCGAATCAAATGCTCGTAAGTTATACAAAAGAAATACAAGGAGAAGATAAAAGAGTTGGAAAATGAGCTAGCGAAGGCCCAGCCTGTTATGTTCCAATCCTTGGGTCCATGACCACCCATGTTCCATGCAATCAACCCATGTTTCCTTTCTGCATGTTTTATTTAGTTTCTTTTATTTTCCCTATTATTATGTTAGTGGGGTTAGTTACTAGATTAGTGGTGTTAGTGGGTCGGTAGTTACATTTGATTGTAAGGCTATATAAGCCGAGCTTAGTTTA
It encodes:
- the LOC110887766 gene encoding immune-associated nucleotide-binding protein 9; the protein is MGGCSVADDRKLASALTLVLVGKTRNGMFDLSANPEVIRKEIVSCLHMVKDGIHAVLVIFSICSRFSEDDQDVICSLVTLFGRKIYNYIVIVFTGGDELEEEEKSLDDFLCNCPESLKKILDLCGNRCVLFDNRTKNKVKITSQFQKLLSSYVNMLLEANDRKPYTSEIFVERKGVGIRSVKRKLDERDDEDVLVIPGLSNSDVARVDIEYECMALQEMVKSQQETIQDLSVELDEERNAASSAAMKPCL